One window of the Zea mays cultivar B73 chromosome 3, Zm-B73-REFERENCE-NAM-5.0, whole genome shotgun sequence genome contains the following:
- the LOC103651743 gene encoding MAR-binding filament-like protein 1 isoform X1, with translation MGYLVLSPSPSPSPPHAFQYASSSSSSSSSSSGATSCRRRTRRGGAFVVASAASPLDGGLSPAATAADAYVLARRVVLLGASAIPFVSLGEAAAAPTPVAVDLVKVYGMFLSEGFVRRKGIDAPRVNHEAENCYETFKIGRNSIICRPKEDKIDETKNVPKFEGTKGIAKPDNTQPEGTQAETIPEARQRESSLQLVQEQPPENPLLGFLGIVGVAASGVLGGLYGTSLQEEKALQSIVSSMESKLAENEAALSLMRDNYEKRLLEQQAAQKKQSMKFQEQEVSLSGQLASATKTLTSLSEEFRKEKKLAEELRDEIQRLESSITQAGIDNDVLETKLEEKLGEINFLQEKVSLLNQEIDDKEKHIRELSASLSSKEVDYQKLTAFTNQTKKSLELANSRVQQLEEELSTTKNALVSKISSIDSLNAKLETLNSEKEEADKKINELIQEYTDLKVASETRASHDSKLLSERDDLIKQLEEKLSVALTDSSKDQETIVELNKELDATKMMLKNELKSMEALKDSIRSSEEALKTSRSEVSKLSKELEEANELNEDLVSQISKLREESNEMQVDLTNKLGEAESLSKALSEDLASVNEMVQKGQEELEATSIELASIAEARDNLKKELLDAYKNLESTTHELVEERKIVTALNKELEALAKQLQVDSEARKSLESDLEEATKSLDEMNNSALLLSKELESTHSRSATLESEKEMLRKALAEQTKITTEAKENTEDAQNLITRLETEKESFELRCRHLEEELALAKGEILRLRRQISTNSSQKPRARGPPEASETLKEQPVNDYNQKTSGVVAGTPQPVKRTVRRRKGGA, from the exons ATGGGCTACCTCGTGCTctcgccgtcaccgtcgccgtctcCGCCGCACGCCTTCCAATACGcctcctcgtcgtcgtcgtcgtcgtcctcctcctcgggCGCTACCTCCTGCCGTCGCCGCACGCGGAGAGGCGGGGCCTTCGTCGTTGCGTCGGCCGCCTCGCCGCTCGATGGCGGTCTCTCTCCCGCTGCGACGGCGGCCGACGCCTACGTGCTGGCGCGGCGGGTGGTGCTCCTCGGCGCCTCGGCCATACCATTCGTCAGCCTCGGTGAAGCTGCTGCCGCGCCCACGCCCGTGGCCGTGGACCTCGTCAAGG TTTATGGCATGTTTTTATCCGAAGGGTTTGTTAGAAGAAAGGGGATTGATGCCCCAAGGGTAAATCATGAAGCTGAGAATTGCTACGAAACTTTCAAGATCGGACGTAATTCCATCATCTGTAGACCTAAGGAGGATAAGATTGATG AGACAAAGAACGTCCCTAAATTTGAAGGGACAAAGGGTATTGCAAAACCTGACAACACTCAACCTGAAGGAACTCAGGCTGAAACTATTCCTGAAGCTCGTCAGCGTGAATCATCCTTACAGTTGGTGCAAGAACAACCTCCAGAGAATCCACTGCTTGGCTTTCTTGGTATAGTTGGAGTTGCTGCCTCTGGTGTTCTTGGTGGGCTGTACGGCACTTCTCTACAAGAAGAAAAGGCCCTGCAATCAATTGTCTCCTCA ATGGAGAGCAAATTGGCTGAAAATGAGGCAGCACTTTCATTGATGAGGGATAATTATGAGAAACGGTTACTGGAGCAGCAAGCAGCACAAAAGAAGCAATCTATGAAGTTCCAGGAGCAGGAAGTTTCTCTTTCAGGTCAGTTGGCTTCAGCAACAAAGACTTTGACATCACTGAGTGAAGAATTCAGAAAGGAGAAGAAATTAGCTGAGGAACTTAGGGATGAAATACAGAGATTAGAGAGTAGTATCACACAAGCTGGCATTGATAATGATGTGCTTGAAACTAAATTGGAAGAAAAGCTTGGTGAGATtaattttttgcaggaaaaggTAAGTTTACTCAACCAAGAAATTGATGATAAGGAGAAGCACATCAGGGAACTCAGTGCATCACTTTCCTCGAAGGAAGTAGACTACCAAAAGCTGACCGCTTTCACAAATCAAACTAAAAAGAGCCTTGAGCTTGCAAATTCTAGAGTACAACAACTCGAGGAAGAACTAAGTACAACTAAGAACGCTCTCGTTTCTAAGATATCTTCTATTGATTCACTCAATGCTAAACTTGAAACCTTGAACTCTGAAAAGGAAGAAGCTGACAAAAAAATAAATGAGTTAATACAAGAGTATACAGACCTGAAGGTTGCTTCAGAGACAAGGGCAAGCCATGATTCCAAACTACTGTCAGAAAGAGATGATCTGATAAAACAGCTTGAGGAAAAACTGTCTGTTGCATTAACTGATTCTAGCAAAGATCAAGAAACAATTGTTGAGTTGAACAAGGAGTTGGATGCTACCAAAATGATGCTAAAGAATGAACTTAAGTCCATGGAAGCTTTAAAAGATTCAATTCGATCATCTGAAGAGGCTCTAAAGACTTCAAGAAGTGAGGTTTCCAAACTTTCCAAGGAGCTTGAGGAGGCAAATGAATTGAATGAGGACCTGGTATCACAAATTTCTAAACTCCGAGAGGAATCCAATGAAATGCAAGTAGATCTCACTAATAAACTAGGAGAGGCAGAATCACTATCTAAAGCTCTGTCAGAAGATTTGGCTTCAGTAAATGAAATGGTTCAGAAGGGACAAGAAGAACTCGAAGCCACCTCTATTGAGCTGGCATCTATTGCTGAAGCTCGTGACAACTTGAAGAAAGAATTGCTGGATGCGTACAAGAATTTGGAGTCAACCACACATGAGCTTGTCGAGGAAAGAAAAATTGTGACAGCCTTAAACAAGGAACTTGAAGCGTTAGCGAAACAGTTGCAGGTTGATTCTGAAGCAAGAAAAAGTCTCGAATCAGACCTGGAGGAGGCAACAAAGTCACTAGATGAAATGAACAATAGCGCGCTGTTACTGTCTAAAGAACTTGAGAGCACTCATTCTAGGAGTGCCACTCTTGAATCTGAGAAGGAAATGCTACGCAAGGCTCTAGCTGAACAAACGAAAATCACAACCGAAGCTAAGGAAAACACAGAGGATGCTCAGAACCTTATCACAAGGCTTGAGACAGAGAAGGAGAGCTTTGAATTGAGGTGTAGACATCTTGAAGAGGAATTGGCGTTAGCAAAAGGTGAGATACTGCGCCTAAGGAGGCAGATTAGCACAAACAGTTCTCAGAAACCAAGAGCAAGAGGACCACCAGAGGCCAGTGAAACTCTGAAGGAGCAACCTGTGAATGATTATAATCAGAAGACCAGTGGAGTTGTTGCTGGAACTCCACAGCCTGTGAAAAGGACtgtaaggagaagaaaaggtggcGCATAA
- the LOC103651743 gene encoding MAR-binding filament-like protein 1 isoform X2 has product MGYLVLSPSPSPSPPHAFQYASSSSSSSSSSSGATSCRRRTRRGGAFVVASAASPLDGGLSPAATAADAYVLARRVVLLGASAIPFVSLGEAAAAPTPVAVDLVKETKNVPKFEGTKGIAKPDNTQPEGTQAETIPEARQRESSLQLVQEQPPENPLLGFLGIVGVAASGVLGGLYGTSLQEEKALQSIVSSMESKLAENEAALSLMRDNYEKRLLEQQAAQKKQSMKFQEQEVSLSGQLASATKTLTSLSEEFRKEKKLAEELRDEIQRLESSITQAGIDNDVLETKLEEKLGEINFLQEKVSLLNQEIDDKEKHIRELSASLSSKEVDYQKLTAFTNQTKKSLELANSRVQQLEEELSTTKNALVSKISSIDSLNAKLETLNSEKEEADKKINELIQEYTDLKVASETRASHDSKLLSERDDLIKQLEEKLSVALTDSSKDQETIVELNKELDATKMMLKNELKSMEALKDSIRSSEEALKTSRSEVSKLSKELEEANELNEDLVSQISKLREESNEMQVDLTNKLGEAESLSKALSEDLASVNEMVQKGQEELEATSIELASIAEARDNLKKELLDAYKNLESTTHELVEERKIVTALNKELEALAKQLQVDSEARKSLESDLEEATKSLDEMNNSALLLSKELESTHSRSATLESEKEMLRKALAEQTKITTEAKENTEDAQNLITRLETEKESFELRCRHLEEELALAKGEILRLRRQISTNSSQKPRARGPPEASETLKEQPVNDYNQKTSGVVAGTPQPVKRTVRRRKGGA; this is encoded by the exons ATGGGCTACCTCGTGCTctcgccgtcaccgtcgccgtctcCGCCGCACGCCTTCCAATACGcctcctcgtcgtcgtcgtcgtcgtcctcctcctcgggCGCTACCTCCTGCCGTCGCCGCACGCGGAGAGGCGGGGCCTTCGTCGTTGCGTCGGCCGCCTCGCCGCTCGATGGCGGTCTCTCTCCCGCTGCGACGGCGGCCGACGCCTACGTGCTGGCGCGGCGGGTGGTGCTCCTCGGCGCCTCGGCCATACCATTCGTCAGCCTCGGTGAAGCTGCTGCCGCGCCCACGCCCGTGGCCGTGGACCTCGTCAAGG AGACAAAGAACGTCCCTAAATTTGAAGGGACAAAGGGTATTGCAAAACCTGACAACACTCAACCTGAAGGAACTCAGGCTGAAACTATTCCTGAAGCTCGTCAGCGTGAATCATCCTTACAGTTGGTGCAAGAACAACCTCCAGAGAATCCACTGCTTGGCTTTCTTGGTATAGTTGGAGTTGCTGCCTCTGGTGTTCTTGGTGGGCTGTACGGCACTTCTCTACAAGAAGAAAAGGCCCTGCAATCAATTGTCTCCTCA ATGGAGAGCAAATTGGCTGAAAATGAGGCAGCACTTTCATTGATGAGGGATAATTATGAGAAACGGTTACTGGAGCAGCAAGCAGCACAAAAGAAGCAATCTATGAAGTTCCAGGAGCAGGAAGTTTCTCTTTCAGGTCAGTTGGCTTCAGCAACAAAGACTTTGACATCACTGAGTGAAGAATTCAGAAAGGAGAAGAAATTAGCTGAGGAACTTAGGGATGAAATACAGAGATTAGAGAGTAGTATCACACAAGCTGGCATTGATAATGATGTGCTTGAAACTAAATTGGAAGAAAAGCTTGGTGAGATtaattttttgcaggaaaaggTAAGTTTACTCAACCAAGAAATTGATGATAAGGAGAAGCACATCAGGGAACTCAGTGCATCACTTTCCTCGAAGGAAGTAGACTACCAAAAGCTGACCGCTTTCACAAATCAAACTAAAAAGAGCCTTGAGCTTGCAAATTCTAGAGTACAACAACTCGAGGAAGAACTAAGTACAACTAAGAACGCTCTCGTTTCTAAGATATCTTCTATTGATTCACTCAATGCTAAACTTGAAACCTTGAACTCTGAAAAGGAAGAAGCTGACAAAAAAATAAATGAGTTAATACAAGAGTATACAGACCTGAAGGTTGCTTCAGAGACAAGGGCAAGCCATGATTCCAAACTACTGTCAGAAAGAGATGATCTGATAAAACAGCTTGAGGAAAAACTGTCTGTTGCATTAACTGATTCTAGCAAAGATCAAGAAACAATTGTTGAGTTGAACAAGGAGTTGGATGCTACCAAAATGATGCTAAAGAATGAACTTAAGTCCATGGAAGCTTTAAAAGATTCAATTCGATCATCTGAAGAGGCTCTAAAGACTTCAAGAAGTGAGGTTTCCAAACTTTCCAAGGAGCTTGAGGAGGCAAATGAATTGAATGAGGACCTGGTATCACAAATTTCTAAACTCCGAGAGGAATCCAATGAAATGCAAGTAGATCTCACTAATAAACTAGGAGAGGCAGAATCACTATCTAAAGCTCTGTCAGAAGATTTGGCTTCAGTAAATGAAATGGTTCAGAAGGGACAAGAAGAACTCGAAGCCACCTCTATTGAGCTGGCATCTATTGCTGAAGCTCGTGACAACTTGAAGAAAGAATTGCTGGATGCGTACAAGAATTTGGAGTCAACCACACATGAGCTTGTCGAGGAAAGAAAAATTGTGACAGCCTTAAACAAGGAACTTGAAGCGTTAGCGAAACAGTTGCAGGTTGATTCTGAAGCAAGAAAAAGTCTCGAATCAGACCTGGAGGAGGCAACAAAGTCACTAGATGAAATGAACAATAGCGCGCTGTTACTGTCTAAAGAACTTGAGAGCACTCATTCTAGGAGTGCCACTCTTGAATCTGAGAAGGAAATGCTACGCAAGGCTCTAGCTGAACAAACGAAAATCACAACCGAAGCTAAGGAAAACACAGAGGATGCTCAGAACCTTATCACAAGGCTTGAGACAGAGAAGGAGAGCTTTGAATTGAGGTGTAGACATCTTGAAGAGGAATTGGCGTTAGCAAAAGGTGAGATACTGCGCCTAAGGAGGCAGATTAGCACAAACAGTTCTCAGAAACCAAGAGCAAGAGGACCACCAGAGGCCAGTGAAACTCTGAAGGAGCAACCTGTGAATGATTATAATCAGAAGACCAGTGGAGTTGTTGCTGGAACTCCACAGCCTGTGAAAAGGACtgtaaggagaagaaaaggtggcGCATAA